A single region of the Streptomyces vilmorinianum genome encodes:
- a CDS encoding DUF4913 domain-containing protein, translating into MSSDNEFDRIVQALAEKAVFFADTKAWDPMHMKLTFFLAGARSSNEEDHRSRQLHDWKARLLAARAAGDAAADTTLQAELGALVLAELRNRGDALEHLIQAFPLLTESAAAAQPPEEAEFYYADVFAFVTEYLSPMVRRRINGSSATWCPRWWAHPEAGARLSALWLAWEQLRQEPGAAMSTWWLHHADPHLRVLMDPDMGPFAACSPKDGHTAYPFDPLPLEPYDASQDPLL; encoded by the coding sequence ATGAGCAGCGACAACGAATTCGACCGCATCGTGCAGGCCCTGGCGGAGAAGGCGGTGTTCTTCGCGGACACCAAGGCCTGGGACCCCATGCACATGAAGCTCACGTTCTTCCTGGCCGGCGCCCGCTCGTCCAATGAGGAGGACCATCGCAGCCGGCAGCTCCACGACTGGAAGGCCCGGCTGCTCGCCGCCCGCGCCGCCGGCGACGCGGCCGCCGACACGACCCTCCAGGCCGAACTCGGCGCCCTCGTTCTGGCCGAACTCCGCAACCGCGGCGACGCCCTGGAGCACCTGATCCAGGCCTTCCCGCTGCTCACCGAGTCCGCGGCGGCGGCCCAGCCACCGGAGGAGGCCGAGTTCTACTACGCGGACGTCTTCGCGTTCGTCACCGAGTACCTCTCCCCGATGGTCCGCCGCAGGATCAACGGCTCCTCCGCCACCTGGTGTCCCCGCTGGTGGGCGCACCCCGAGGCGGGAGCACGGCTGTCGGCGCTCTGGCTGGCGTGGGAGCAGCTTCGGCAGGAGCCGGGCGCGGCCATGTCCACGTGGTGGCTGCACCACGCGGACCCGCATCTGCGGGTGCTGATGGACCCGGACATGGGGCCGTTCGCAGCCTGTTCGCCGAAGGACGGGCACACGGCCTACCCCTTCGACCCGCTGCCGCTGGAGCCGTACGACGCAAGCCAGGACCCGCTGCTCTGA
- a CDS encoding peptidoglycan DD-metalloendopeptidase family protein has translation MVAPAVLAAAAKAAKVAKAAKAAKDVAQSARGGGGGGGQGPGGGKKSNLKLWLLLGGGGLLPIGGLGFVILVLIGGLIGAMGGGAAAAACGDYGENTEAGNTGDAAATSPIMPAGKVYMPSETARHEIPPKMILAAMRAAARYDGLDWTLIAGQMYQETKYGQDPSAAPGGKNSAGYMGILQFGTPAWTDYGADGNGDGKKDLYNIDDAAFAAANFLHAQKAETNAWKALMVYSGSRPSNTIYMRVVLTQAARYRGNLTGDKDLIQDWYAHLKATVEKNPAFPTLGQQSDIPEPVGNNADPTTALSIPSSPARSWSTPPLKGDGATTTTAMAASYRLQDSQGGSGMVPLSLAAAPLEPAPATGKDWQWPMKEGTYTVGTKYRKTGSMWSLGYHTGLDLEASVGTAIYAPADGKIVKAGSGGAYGNETHIEHANGVITQYAHQSRFDVKVGDQVKRGDRIGAVGVTGNTSGPHLHWEVRVPGVDNPFVAGQDRGPGMVDPEDWLNGKITANPDYGSVPGGDGNGRDAEFAECAKGSGGTPVAPDGAGVTGVLPDSDDPVVRAALGWAQRGIGLPYVWGAPRLQGDNPVSFDCSSFTQWAYYQASGGKINIGATTYVQEDKLAASKVDLGKTQPGDLIFFRPGPNGSEHVGIVWDPKGKKILHAPRKDKNVEFSTWDVQGEITGVFRVPIPAGTNPAEAGGEGGHKDA, from the coding sequence ATGGTGGCTCCTGCCGTTCTCGCGGCCGCCGCCAAGGCCGCCAAGGTCGCCAAGGCGGCGAAGGCCGCCAAGGACGTCGCCCAGTCCGCACGTGGAGGCGGAGGCGGCGGCGGACAGGGCCCCGGCGGCGGGAAGAAGAGCAACCTCAAGCTGTGGCTGCTCCTCGGCGGCGGCGGACTGCTGCCGATCGGTGGCCTCGGCTTCGTCATCCTCGTCCTGATCGGCGGCCTGATCGGCGCCATGGGCGGCGGTGCCGCGGCCGCGGCCTGCGGTGACTACGGCGAGAACACCGAGGCCGGCAACACCGGCGACGCGGCCGCCACTTCGCCGATCATGCCGGCCGGCAAGGTGTACATGCCGAGTGAGACGGCCCGGCACGAGATACCGCCGAAGATGATCCTCGCCGCCATGCGCGCGGCCGCCCGCTACGACGGGCTCGACTGGACGCTCATCGCCGGACAGATGTACCAGGAGACCAAGTACGGGCAGGACCCGTCGGCGGCGCCCGGCGGCAAGAACAGCGCCGGGTACATGGGCATCCTCCAGTTCGGCACGCCGGCCTGGACCGACTACGGCGCGGACGGCAACGGCGACGGCAAGAAGGACCTGTACAACATCGACGACGCGGCCTTCGCCGCCGCCAACTTCCTGCACGCCCAGAAGGCGGAGACCAACGCCTGGAAGGCGCTGATGGTGTACTCGGGCTCCCGCCCCAGCAACACCATCTACATGCGCGTCGTCCTCACCCAGGCCGCCCGCTACCGGGGCAACCTGACCGGCGACAAGGACCTGATCCAGGACTGGTACGCGCATCTGAAGGCCACCGTCGAGAAGAACCCCGCCTTCCCCACGCTCGGACAGCAGTCGGACATCCCGGAGCCCGTCGGCAACAACGCGGACCCGACCACGGCACTGAGCATCCCGAGCTCCCCGGCCCGCTCCTGGTCCACGCCGCCGCTGAAGGGCGACGGGGCCACGACCACGACGGCGATGGCAGCCTCCTACCGGCTCCAGGACTCCCAGGGAGGGTCCGGCATGGTGCCGCTCTCCCTGGCCGCCGCACCGCTGGAGCCCGCGCCCGCGACCGGCAAGGACTGGCAGTGGCCGATGAAGGAGGGCACATACACGGTCGGCACCAAGTACCGCAAGACCGGCAGCATGTGGAGCCTCGGCTACCACACCGGGCTCGATCTGGAGGCCTCCGTCGGCACGGCCATCTACGCTCCGGCCGACGGCAAGATCGTAAAGGCCGGGAGCGGCGGCGCGTACGGCAACGAGACCCACATCGAGCACGCGAACGGCGTCATCACCCAGTACGCCCACCAGTCCCGGTTCGACGTCAAGGTCGGCGACCAGGTCAAGCGCGGCGACCGGATCGGGGCCGTCGGCGTCACCGGCAACACCTCCGGACCCCACCTGCACTGGGAGGTCCGCGTCCCCGGCGTCGACAACCCGTTCGTCGCGGGCCAGGACCGCGGGCCCGGCATGGTCGACCCCGAGGACTGGCTGAACGGGAAGATCACCGCCAATCCCGACTACGGCAGCGTGCCGGGCGGCGATGGCAACGGGCGGGACGCCGAGTTCGCCGAGTGCGCCAAGGGCAGCGGCGGAACCCCGGTCGCCCCCGACGGCGCCGGAGTGACGGGCGTCCTGCCCGACTCCGACGACCCGGTGGTCCGCGCGGCGCTCGGCTGGGCACAGCGGGGCATCGGCCTGCCTTACGTGTGGGGCGCGCCGCGCCTCCAGGGCGACAACCCCGTGTCGTTCGACTGTTCCAGCTTCACGCAGTGGGCGTACTACCAGGCGAGTGGCGGCAAGATCAACATCGGGGCGACGACGTACGTGCAGGAGGACAAGCTCGCCGCGTCCAAGGTCGACCTCGGGAAGACACAGCCCGGCGACCTGATCTTCTTCCGTCCCGGCCCCAACGGCTCGGAGCACGTCGGGATCGTCTGGGACCCGAAGGGCAAGAAGATCCTGCACGCGCCGCGTAAGGACAAGAACGTCGAGTTCAGCACCTGGGACGTACAAGGCGAGATCACCGGTGTGTTCCGGGTGCCGATCCCGGCCGGCACCAACCCGGCCGAGGCCGGCGGCGAGGGCGGCCACAAAGATGCATGA
- a CDS encoding type IV secretory system conjugative DNA transfer family protein, translating to MAAEQKKKPRAEDDWTYEIAGLVAVVLVVLCGAWGAAYLGASFDDAPAPPGNPFSFTVALVKGDYSWPGSAASAVAAGEALLLGILVLWAYRLRQRAKRKPDVDAAARHLAQGEQLGKLTMKGAAAIAERLGVLSNIPGVFIGRSVRGRQPLFGSFEDMHVDIWGPRTGKTTRRAIPAILDGPGAVLVTSNKRDIVDATRGPRQARGPVWVFDPQQVATEPPAWWWNPLSYVTDVAKARKMADHFASGSRDPNASTDAYFDPAGQDLLANLLLAAATANAPVTQIYTWLANPKDDTPERVLRGAGHTMPADALNGVITAPDKQRSGIYGVAQQMASCLINPEINKWVTPSGPEDARPRFDPHEFVRTGGTLYSLSREGSDSAGPLVTALTVAVVEAAEEYATTQRGGRLPQPLVGVLDEAANVCRWRALPDLYSHYGSRGIILMTILQSWAQGVEVWGDRGMEKLWSAANIRVYGGGVSDTRFLGDLSDLAGEYELREYSTTRESEHGHWSGNRTVNESVRRERVLHVSDLGSMPPGRALVLASGTKPVLVETIPWWEGPHAQSVKHSLATYDPGARR from the coding sequence ATGGCCGCTGAACAGAAGAAGAAGCCGCGCGCCGAGGACGACTGGACGTACGAGATAGCCGGTCTCGTCGCCGTCGTACTCGTCGTGCTGTGCGGCGCCTGGGGCGCCGCGTACCTCGGCGCGTCCTTCGACGACGCGCCGGCCCCGCCGGGCAACCCCTTCTCGTTCACCGTCGCCCTCGTGAAGGGCGACTACAGCTGGCCGGGCAGCGCGGCGAGCGCCGTCGCCGCCGGCGAGGCGCTGCTGCTCGGCATCCTCGTCCTCTGGGCCTACCGGCTGCGTCAGCGCGCGAAGCGGAAGCCGGACGTCGACGCGGCCGCCCGCCACCTCGCGCAGGGCGAGCAGCTCGGCAAGCTCACGATGAAGGGCGCGGCGGCCATCGCCGAGCGTCTCGGCGTGCTGAGCAACATCCCGGGCGTCTTCATCGGCCGCTCCGTACGGGGCCGCCAGCCGCTGTTCGGTTCCTTCGAGGACATGCACGTCGACATCTGGGGTCCCCGTACGGGCAAGACCACGCGTCGCGCGATCCCGGCGATCCTCGACGGCCCCGGTGCGGTCCTCGTGACCTCCAACAAGCGGGACATCGTGGACGCCACCCGCGGCCCGCGCCAGGCCCGCGGCCCCGTCTGGGTGTTCGACCCGCAGCAGGTGGCGACGGAGCCGCCCGCCTGGTGGTGGAACCCCCTGTCGTACGTCACCGATGTCGCCAAGGCCCGCAAGATGGCCGACCACTTCGCGTCCGGCTCGCGCGACCCGAACGCCTCCACCGACGCGTACTTCGACCCGGCGGGCCAGGACCTGCTCGCCAACCTGCTGCTCGCCGCGGCCACCGCGAACGCCCCGGTCACCCAGATCTACACCTGGCTGGCCAACCCCAAGGACGACACCCCGGAGCGCGTCCTGCGCGGCGCCGGGCACACGATGCCCGCCGACGCCCTGAACGGGGTCATCACCGCCCCCGACAAGCAGCGCAGCGGCATCTACGGCGTGGCCCAGCAGATGGCGTCGTGCCTGATCAACCCCGAGATCAACAAGTGGGTCACCCCGTCGGGTCCGGAGGACGCACGCCCCCGGTTCGACCCGCACGAGTTCGTCCGTACCGGAGGCACGCTCTACTCCCTGTCCCGTGAGGGCAGCGACTCGGCGGGCCCCCTGGTCACGGCCCTGACCGTGGCGGTGGTCGAGGCCGCCGAGGAGTACGCCACGACCCAGCGCGGCGGCCGGCTCCCGCAGCCCCTGGTCGGCGTCCTGGACGAGGCGGCCAACGTCTGCCGCTGGCGGGCCCTGCCCGACCTGTACTCGCACTACGGCTCGCGCGGCATCATCCTGATGACGATCCTTCAGTCCTGGGCGCAGGGCGTCGAGGTGTGGGGTGACCGCGGCATGGAGAAGCTGTGGTCCGCCGCCAACATCCGGGTCTACGGCGGCGGCGTGTCCGACACGCGCTTCCTCGGCGACCTGTCGGACCTGGCGGGCGAGTACGAGCTGCGCGAGTACTCCACGACCCGCGAGTCGGAGCACGGCCACTGGTCCGGCAACCGCACCGTGAACGAGTCCGTACGCCGCGAACGCGTCCTCCACGTCTCGGACCTGGGCTCGATGCCTCCGGGCCGCGCCCTGGTCCTGGCCTCCGGCACGAAGCCGGTCCTGGTCGAGACGATCCCGTGGTGGGAGGGCCCGCACGCCCAGTCCGTGAAGCACTCCCTGGCGACGTACGACCCGGGGGCGCGGCGCTGA
- a CDS encoding Imm7 family immunity protein, whose translation MYEFHGWFGISEDPYEDDSQSLRAGIEELRARIDAVQWSSSCKVALDVFNGLDVVTATGHTNHIGYEAGQLDELVAYIARRFPGSWGLLHDRSDEGDIPNADNAFRVRVIRRGVVEERLDPFLSPCNPVIED comes from the coding sequence ATGTACGAGTTCCATGGCTGGTTCGGTATCTCGGAGGACCCGTACGAGGACGACTCGCAGTCCCTGAGGGCGGGCATCGAGGAGCTGCGCGCGCGGATCGACGCGGTCCAGTGGTCCTCCAGCTGCAAGGTCGCGCTCGACGTCTTCAACGGGCTCGACGTCGTCACGGCCACCGGCCACACGAACCACATCGGCTACGAGGCCGGGCAGCTGGACGAACTGGTGGCGTACATCGCGCGCCGCTTCCCCGGCTCGTGGGGGCTGCTCCACGACCGCTCCGACGAAGGCGACATCCCGAACGCCGACAACGCGTTCCGGGTACGGGTCATACGCAGGGGGGTCGTCGAGGAGCGCCTGGATCCGTTCCTCTCGCCGTGCAATCCGGTGATCGAGGACTGA
- a CDS encoding putative T7SS-secreted protein — protein sequence MGIGDFVSDITPDVVEDAVEDGVEWVGNRVEDAGNWTADRLEDVGWESGADWVREQSRSLANRMGAEVDEMDLGQTEDKTKLVYGSPSKLRSTASHLRDFTNAFNDVGLGLEGLDSDSLQGQAADAFRRTVKLEPPKWYKGADAFEGAAKALESFADTVTWAQSQAQLAIDKWKEGTKASADALDAHNNKVDDYNNAVDKYNATPADKRDPATLPAKPGEFSDPGKAKMQEAQDILAEARKQRNTAAETARKAVQKARDAAPPKPSYGEQLKDGLDELELMKTHFTMGAVKGTAGIVNFVRGVNPLDPYNITHPAEYVTNLNSTVAGLVQVANDPWGTGKQMLDNFMKDPAEGLGTLVPDAILTAATAGAGAAVKGVRLTDELADAAKARRADDLRETVRRPDGKQCGREPVDFATGRMFLPQEDVLLPGSLPLLFRRDFESSYRAGRWFGESWSSTIDQRLTVDPIGVVFHGEDNLLVPYPHPAPGTPVLPEAGPRWPLERHTDGSYTLTDPNTGIVRHFLAPPGAEPGDDGSAPLAEIADRNGRTITAEYDEDGAPLALTHSGGYRLTFTTENRRITSLSLGGTEIARYGYSEEGHLTEVTKSSGIPTRFAYDTEGRILAWTDTNGSSYSFVYDDRDRCVSQTGVEGHLASEFHYSDPHPDTGLTTTTVTDSLGHTWRYTVNSHLQVVAETWPTGGTIRYAYDRDDRLLSRTDQLGARTEFRWDDEGRLVSTTRPDGSVQTAAYGSDGRPVELVQPGGLRWQQEFDERGDRVAVTDPAGRTTRYTHDALGHVTSVTGPPPRAGGPPGATTLLRHNAAGLLMAQTAPDGGTTSYVRDAFGRITERTGPSGGTARFEWTPEGRLARFTGPDGAVESWTYDGEGNCLSHTDPEGGTTTFEYTHFDLLTARTDPDGTRHEFTHDTELRLTEVSNPLGLRWSYTYDAAGNLVAETDFDGRTVAYDVDPLGRVLTRTTPLGAAVRYERDVLGRVVRKDAGGAVTTYAYDPAGRLLRAIGPDAELTYTYDRRGHVKTELVDGRALSFSYDAAGRRTRRVTPSGHVTSYTHDSAGRAAALTVAGHAIVFTRDAAGRELTRSVGETLTLTSDWDAAGRLTAQEIARGGHRLNLRTYAYREDGHLVAVDDALRGPRRFGLDATGRVTAVTADQWTESYAYDSGGNTISAAWPDRHASGDARGRRSYTGTRITEAGANRYVYDEAGRLIRRTKTRLSKKRDVWTYAYDAEDRLTEVRTPDGTLWRYRYDPLGRRIAKERMAEERTAEERTAKERIAKERIAKERLAADGMAVADGEAADGEVADGLAVADGLAVADGLAVAERTRFVWDGPVLAEQTTEIPGELPHHTTLSWDHEGLTPVAQTERLTDAATQREIDARFFAIATDLIGTPTELIDEDGRVAWQSRTTLWGITTWNADASAYTPLRFPGQYFDPETGFHYNHHRYYDPQTARYTTPDPLGLAPAPNPTAYVHNPHRFSDPLGLAPYEDNGGLGDLIEVNKPDADADKLAEKLGGEPRRRFANDPDGREFDAISDEYVAQAKPADFTLNKKFRKQAQATFEAAIQSGRTPYFQFDGPPGPGVIDKLQEYGRRYGVEPVIDTTPLE from the coding sequence ATGGGCATCGGGGATTTCGTCAGTGACATCACGCCGGATGTCGTCGAGGACGCGGTCGAGGACGGCGTCGAGTGGGTCGGCAACCGCGTCGAGGACGCCGGCAACTGGACGGCGGACCGGCTCGAGGACGTCGGCTGGGAGTCCGGTGCGGACTGGGTGCGCGAGCAGTCGCGTTCACTGGCGAACAGGATGGGCGCCGAGGTCGACGAGATGGACCTCGGGCAGACCGAGGACAAGACCAAGCTCGTCTACGGCTCGCCGAGCAAGCTGCGCTCCACCGCGTCCCACCTGCGCGACTTCACGAATGCGTTCAACGACGTCGGGCTCGGTCTCGAAGGGCTCGACTCGGACTCCCTGCAGGGGCAGGCGGCGGACGCGTTCCGCAGGACGGTGAAACTGGAACCGCCCAAGTGGTACAAGGGCGCGGACGCGTTCGAGGGGGCGGCGAAGGCGCTGGAGTCGTTCGCGGACACGGTGACCTGGGCGCAGAGCCAGGCGCAGCTCGCGATCGACAAGTGGAAGGAAGGCACGAAGGCCTCGGCGGACGCCCTGGACGCGCACAACAACAAGGTCGACGACTACAACAACGCCGTCGACAAGTACAACGCGACGCCCGCCGACAAGCGCGACCCCGCCACACTGCCGGCGAAGCCGGGCGAGTTCTCCGACCCCGGCAAGGCGAAGATGCAGGAGGCGCAGGACATCCTCGCCGAGGCGCGCAAGCAGCGGAACACCGCCGCCGAGACCGCCCGCAAAGCCGTGCAGAAGGCCCGGGACGCCGCCCCGCCCAAGCCCTCCTACGGCGAACAGCTGAAGGACGGGCTCGACGAGCTCGAACTGATGAAGACCCACTTCACCATGGGCGCGGTCAAGGGCACCGCGGGCATCGTGAACTTCGTCCGGGGCGTCAATCCGCTGGACCCGTACAACATCACGCATCCTGCCGAGTACGTCACCAATCTCAACAGCACCGTCGCCGGACTCGTCCAGGTCGCCAACGATCCCTGGGGCACCGGCAAGCAGATGCTGGACAACTTCATGAAGGACCCCGCGGAAGGGCTCGGCACGCTTGTGCCGGACGCGATCCTCACCGCCGCGACGGCGGGCGCCGGAGCGGCCGTGAAGGGCGTGAGGCTCACGGACGAGCTCGCGGACGCCGCCAAGGCGCGCCGCGCCGACGACCTCAGGGAGACCGTCCGCAGGCCCGACGGCAAGCAGTGCGGCCGTGAGCCCGTCGACTTCGCGACCGGCCGCATGTTCCTGCCGCAGGAGGACGTGCTGCTGCCGGGCAGCCTGCCGCTGCTGTTCCGCAGGGACTTCGAGTCCTCGTACCGGGCGGGCCGCTGGTTCGGCGAGAGCTGGTCCTCGACGATCGACCAGCGCCTGACCGTCGACCCGATCGGTGTCGTCTTCCACGGTGAGGACAACCTGCTGGTCCCGTATCCGCACCCCGCCCCCGGCACGCCGGTGCTCCCCGAGGCCGGGCCGCGCTGGCCGCTGGAGCGGCACACCGACGGCAGTTACACGCTCACCGATCCGAACACGGGCATCGTCCGGCACTTTCTCGCCCCGCCCGGCGCCGAGCCGGGAGACGACGGCTCCGCGCCGCTCGCCGAGATCGCCGACCGCAACGGGCGCACGATCACCGCCGAGTACGACGAGGACGGCGCCCCGCTCGCCCTCACCCACTCGGGGGGCTACCGCCTCACGTTCACCACGGAGAACCGCCGGATCACCTCGCTGAGCCTCGGCGGCACCGAGATCGCCCGATACGGATACAGCGAGGAAGGCCATCTCACCGAGGTCACCAAGTCCTCCGGCATTCCCACCCGGTTCGCCTACGACACCGAAGGCCGCATCCTCGCCTGGACCGACACGAACGGCTCCAGCTACAGCTTCGTGTACGACGACAGGGACCGGTGCGTGTCCCAGACCGGTGTCGAGGGGCATCTGGCCTCGGAGTTCCACTACAGCGACCCGCACCCCGACACCGGCCTGACCACGACCACGGTCACCGACTCCCTCGGCCACACCTGGCGCTACACGGTCAACAGCCACCTCCAGGTCGTCGCCGAGACCTGGCCCACGGGCGGGACGATCCGGTACGCCTACGACCGCGACGACCGGCTGTTGTCCCGTACCGACCAGCTCGGCGCGCGCACCGAGTTCCGCTGGGACGACGAGGGTCGTCTCGTCTCGACGACCCGCCCCGACGGCAGTGTGCAGACGGCGGCCTACGGCAGCGACGGCCGCCCGGTCGAGCTGGTCCAGCCGGGCGGGCTGCGCTGGCAGCAGGAGTTCGACGAGCGCGGCGACCGTGTCGCGGTCACCGACCCCGCCGGGCGCACCACCCGCTACACCCACGACGCGCTCGGCCACGTCACCTCGGTCACCGGCCCTCCCCCGCGAGCGGGGGGACCCCCAGGCGCCACGACCCTGCTGCGCCACAACGCCGCGGGCCTTCTCATGGCCCAGACGGCCCCGGACGGCGGTACGACGTCGTACGTGCGGGACGCCTTCGGCCGGATCACCGAGCGCACCGGACCGAGCGGCGGCACCGCCCGCTTCGAGTGGACCCCTGAGGGCCGGCTCGCGCGGTTCACGGGCCCGGACGGGGCCGTGGAGTCGTGGACGTACGACGGCGAGGGCAACTGCCTCAGCCACACCGACCCCGAGGGCGGCACCACGACCTTCGAGTACACCCACTTCGACCTGCTCACGGCTCGCACCGACCCGGACGGCACCCGCCACGAGTTCACGCACGACACCGAACTGCGCCTCACCGAGGTCAGCAACCCGCTGGGCCTGCGGTGGAGCTACACCTACGACGCGGCCGGCAACCTCGTCGCCGAGACCGACTTCGACGGCCGCACCGTCGCCTACGACGTCGATCCGCTCGGCCGGGTGCTGACCCGCACCACCCCGCTCGGCGCGGCCGTCCGCTACGAGCGGGACGTGCTCGGCCGGGTCGTCCGCAAGGACGCCGGCGGCGCCGTGACGACGTACGCGTACGACCCCGCCGGCCGGCTGCTGCGGGCCATCGGGCCCGACGCGGAGCTGACGTACACGTACGACCGCCGGGGCCACGTCAAGACCGAACTGGTCGACGGGCGTGCGCTGTCGTTCTCCTACGACGCGGCCGGGCGCCGCACCCGGCGCGTCACCCCGAGCGGCCATGTCACCTCGTACACGCACGACAGCGCGGGCCGTGCCGCCGCGCTGACCGTCGCGGGCCACGCCATCGTGTTCACGCGTGACGCCGCGGGGCGCGAGCTGACCCGCAGCGTCGGGGAGACGCTGACGCTGACGTCGGACTGGGACGCCGCGGGCCGGCTCACCGCCCAGGAGATCGCGCGTGGCGGCCACCGGCTGAACCTGCGGACGTACGCGTACCGCGAGGACGGCCATCTCGTCGCGGTCGACGACGCCCTGCGCGGCCCGCGCCGCTTCGGTCTTGACGCGACGGGCCGGGTCACCGCCGTCACGGCCGACCAGTGGACCGAGTCCTACGCGTACGACAGCGGCGGCAACACCATCTCCGCCGCCTGGCCGGACCGCCACGCGAGTGGCGACGCGCGCGGCAGGCGCTCCTACACCGGCACCCGGATCACGGAGGCCGGGGCCAACCGCTACGTGTACGACGAGGCCGGCCGGCTGATCCGCCGCACGAAGACCCGGCTGTCGAAGAAGCGTGACGTGTGGACGTACGCGTACGACGCCGAGGACCGGCTCACCGAGGTCAGGACCCCGGACGGCACTCTGTGGCGCTACCGGTACGACCCGCTCGGCCGGCGCATCGCGAAGGAGCGCATGGCCGAGGAGCGCACGGCCGAGGAGCGCACGGCCAAGGAGCGCATCGCCAAGGAGCGCATCGCCAAGGAGCGCCTGGCGGCCGACGGCATGGCGGTGGCCGACGGCGAGGCGGCCGACGGCGAGGTAGCCGACGGCCTGGCGGTGGCCGACGGCCTGGCGGTCGCCGACGGCTTGGCGGTGGCCGAGCGCACGCGCTTCGTCTGGGACGGTCCCGTGCTCGCGGAGCAGACCACGGAGATCCCCGGCGAGCTGCCCCACCACACCACGCTGAGCTGGGACCACGAGGGCCTGACCCCTGTCGCCCAGACCGAACGGCTGACCGACGCGGCCACCCAGCGGGAGATCGACGCGCGGTTCTTCGCGATCGCGACCGACCTCATCGGCACCCCGACCGAGCTCATCGACGAGGACGGGCGCGTCGCCTGGCAGAGCCGCACCACGCTGTGGGGCATCACGACGTGGAACGCCGACGCGTCCGCGTACACACCGCTGCGGTTCCCCGGCCAGTACTTCGACCCGGAGACCGGCTTCCACTACAACCACCACCGCTACTACGACCCGCAGACCGCCCGGTACACCACGCCCGACCCGCTGGGCCTCGCGCCCGCGCCCAACCCGACGGCGTACGTGCACAACCCGCACCGGTTCAGCGATCCGCTGGGCCTCGCGCCGTACGAGGACAACGGAGGGCTCGGCGACCTCATCGAGGTCAACAAGCCCGACGCCGACGCGGACAAGCTGGCCGAGAAGCTCGGCGGAGAGCCCCGAAGGCGGTTCGCGAACGACCCGGACGGACGCGAGTTCGACGCGATCAGCGACGAGTACGTGGCCCAGGCGAAGCCCGCGGACTTCACCCTGAACAAGAAGTTCCGCAAGCAGGCGCAAGCCACGTTCGAGGCGGCGATCCAGAGTGGCCGCACGCCGTACTTCCAGTTCGACGGACCGCCCGGACCAGGCGTGATCGATAAGCTCCAGGAGTACGGACGCCGGTACGGCGTCGAGCCGGTGATCGACACGACTCCGCTGGAGTGA
- a CDS encoding SseB family protein, with protein MRDETALAEQIAERRAGTGDPRALLGELRRARVLVPLDRGGLWTGHFGGVRWVFAFTGEEALARFARSRARESGNAQDSARPWEYAELLGARLLDEIIPAMGEPAGIAVDVADPDGSMLFPPAMGIVPDEAAVDTPDKLAGGAA; from the coding sequence GTGCGTGACGAGACTGCGCTCGCCGAGCAGATCGCCGAGCGGCGGGCCGGGACGGGCGATCCGCGGGCGCTCCTCGGGGAGTTGAGACGGGCCCGGGTGCTCGTGCCGCTGGACCGGGGTGGGCTGTGGACGGGGCACTTCGGCGGTGTGCGCTGGGTGTTCGCGTTCACCGGCGAGGAGGCCCTCGCCCGCTTCGCGCGGTCGCGGGCGCGGGAGTCCGGGAACGCCCAGGACAGCGCGCGGCCCTGGGAGTACGCCGAACTGCTCGGCGCCCGGCTGCTCGACGAGATCATCCCGGCGATGGGCGAGCCCGCGGGCATCGCCGTCGACGTCGCCGACCCCGACGGGTCCATGCTCTTCCCGCCCGCCATGGGCATCGTTCCGGACGAGGCCGCCGTCGACACGCCGGACAAGCTCGCAGGGGGTGCCGCCTGA